The genomic segment GGGATTATCGGCTCCAGCCGCGCGATGATGGAAGTCTACCGCGTTACGCGGCAGGTCGCCCGCAGCCGCGCGTCGGTGCTGCTGTTGGGCGAAACGGGCACCGGCAAAGAGCTCATCGCCCATGCGATTCACGAGTTGAGCCAACGCCGCAATCGGCCGTTTGTGCGCGTCAACTGTGGGGCACTCAGCGAAAGCCTGCTCGAAAGCGAACTTTTCGGTCACGTCCGCGGCGCATTCACCGGCGCCATCGACAATCGCACTGGCCGCTTCGAAGCGGCTCACACCGGCACGATCTTTCTCGACGAGATCAATTCCACCACGCCGCACTTGCAAGTGAAGCTGCTCCGCGCGCTGCAGGAACGCGAGTTCGAACGCGTCGGCGATACGCAAACCATCCGCGTCGATACCCGCGTCATCGCCGCCAGCAATCGCGACTTGTTGGCGGAAAGTGCCGCCGGCCGCTTCCGCGAAGACCTGTACTATCGGCTCAATGTAGTGCCCATTCATTTGCCGCCGCTCCGCGATCGCCGCGAGGATATTCCTGAGCTAGTCGCTCATTTTCTCGATTTATACAATGAGCAAAACGATCGCTATGTCGCCCATATCGACCCGCGAGCACTCGCCGCGCTGCAGCAGTACACTTGGCCCGGCAACGTGCGCGAGCTGCAGAACTACGTCGAACGGGCCGTCGTGATGGCGTCCGGCGATGAGTTCACGCTCGACCTGCTGCCGTCCGCGGTGACGACGGGCCGCACGCCCCGTGCCATCGGCGTCGCGCTCGATTTCGACGCCCTCGCCGAGGAGCTGGTGCATCTTGGCATGGGCGAAGCGGGCGAAGAAGCGGGCGATATCCACGGTCGCATTGTCGATCGTGTGGAGCGTGAAGTAATCTCCCAGGTGCTACATGAGTGCGACGGCGTGCAGATCAAGGCGGCCAGCCGCCTCGGCATCAACCGCAATACACTGCACAAAAAATTAAAACAGTACGGCCTCGACGGTGAATGACAAACCAGAGGGGGAGAGGGGGAGAATCGAATGTAGCGCCGCCACTGAGTCTCCCCCTCTCCCCTTCTCCTATTTTTGCTACTTCCATGCTCACTGGTATTTCCATCCTCTGCTTTGCCGCCAGCTACGGCGTTGCATTTACGCTGGAGGTCGTTCGCCTCCGGCGCAAGGCCGCTTGGGCGCGGCTGCCGCTCATCATCGCGACGGCAGCTGGGCTGCTAGCGCACACCCTGTTTTTGTACAACAATTCCACCGCTGCGAACGCTTTGCCGATATCTACCGCCGACTGGCTCCTTTGGGCCGCTCTCGTTCTGGCGATTGTCTATTTTGCCGCAATCTTTTACTTGCCCCGCACACCCACTGGATTAGCACTTATCCCCATCGTCTTGGGCCTCATCCTAAGCTCGAAACTCGCAAGCACATCGCCGCTGGCCACGGAGGAATCGTTTTACCTCTGGGGAATGCTCCACGGCACGGCGCTGCTTTTGGGCACGACGGCCGTCAGCATTGGTTTCCTGGCTGGGTTAATGTATCTGCTGCAAGACTACGCCCTAAAGCATGCGCGCTCGCCAGCCAATCGCTTACGCCTCCCCAGCCTCGAGTGGCTTGAGCGCGTGAACAGCCGCGCACTTGGAATTTCGACGGCCCTCATCGCGTTCGGCTTTGCCTCGGGTCTGGCGATGGCGCTCACGAGCCATCGGGGCGATTTGAAGTATGCACTCTGGACCGACCCCGTTGTGATCAGCCTGGCCGCCATGCTCGTTTGGCTCATCGTTGCCGAGATTTTCCGCCTCTCCTACCCTGCCGCGCGCGGCGGCAAAGTAGCCTACTTAACACTTGCATCGTTCATATTTCTAATCATGACCCTGGTTTCATTTGCGCTGTTCACAAATCTGCACGCCCTTGCAGGACCAACTGCATCAAAGTCCCGAACTCTAGACGGTGAATCGCGGATTGTGGATTACGGATCGCATTCAAACTCCGATCCGAAATCCGCCGTCCGCAATCCGCAATCGTTGTCATGAACTCTTCCGTTCGCATCGCGATGGTCGGCTGCAGCCACCAGCGTTCCAGCCTGGCGGTTCGCGAGCGGTTGGCGTTCACACCGGAGCAAACAACTGATGCGCTCGCCGCTTGGCGTGTGATTCGCCCCGCACAAGAGGCAGTACTGATTTCCACCTGCAATCGCGTCGAGTTCTATGCCGCCGCCGCCGACCCGCAGGCCGACTTGGCGCCACCGGCCCTGACCCACTTCATCACTGATTTCCACAATTTTCCGTTCGAAGAGGCCCGCCGTGAACTGACGGCACTCGAAGGTGATGCCGTCGTCCGCCATTTGTTCCGCGTCGCGGCGAGCCTCGATAGCATGGTCGTCGGTGAAGCACAGATTCTCTCGCAAGTGAAGCGGGCATACGAACTCGCCAGTCGTATCGGCAGCGCCGGCCCCGTGACACACGGCTGCTTCCAGGCCGCGATTCGCGTGGCCCGCCGCGTGGCCAATGAAACCGATCTGCACCGCCATCGCGTGAGCATTCCCAGCGTCGCGGTGGCGGAGTTCGCCTCCCGGGTATTCGAGCGGCTTGACGATAAGCGCGTCCTCGTCATCGGCGCCGGCGAAATGGCCCAGGAAACTCTACAATACCTCAGCGATGCCGGCGCACGCCGCATCGTCGTGCTCAACCGCGATTTTTCCCGCGCCCAGCGACTGGCTGGTGAATGGCAAGGCCGCCCGGCGCCGTGGAACGAACTCCACTCCGAGCTAGTGGCCGCGGATCTCGTCGTCAGCACCACCGGAGCCGAGCATCACATCGTAACACTTGCCGATTTTCGGCAACGGGTTGCTGCGGGTCGTTACCAGCGGCCGCTGTTTGTGCTGGATCTCGCCGTGCCTCGCGATTTCGAACCAGCCATCGGCGATGAGATCGGAGTCTACCTGTACGGGGTAGATGATCTTGCCGAGGCCTGCGAGCAAAATCGCAGGGCCCGCGCCGGTGCACTGCCCACGGCCGAGCGAATCGTCGAGGAGGAAATGCGCGATTTTCTCGCTGATACACGCCACCGCGCATCGGGCCCCGTCATTGCCCGGCTGCGCCAAGGCCTGCAAATCGCGCAAGCCGCTGAACTCGAGAGGCTTTACAGCCGGCTGCCAGACCTCGACGACCGCGCACGCCGCGAAATTCAACAATTCGCCGATCGGTTGCTGGCAAAAATGCTCCACCCGCCGCTCGAGTCACTGCGCGATGAATCCCGCCACGGCTCCTTCCACACGCTACTCGACGCCCTTCAACGGCTGTTCCAGCTCAAAGACAAGGATGATTAGCGCGCGGCCGGTTCGCCCGCCGCGACGCGCGCCATTGCGAGCGCATAAAAATGACCAAGGATCAGGCGCCAATGGCCAGCCAGGACGATTGCACTCCTGGGTTGGTCATTGTGACTTGGTCATTGGTCATTCAATCTCGTTCTTAAGGACGCTTACTCGTCGTCCTCATCCTCGCATTCATACTCGTATTCGTCGTCCTCTTCGTCCTCATCTTCTTCGTCGTCGTCGAGGTCGTCTTCCTCGCCATCTTCGAGTTCATCGTCTTCGACTTCTTCCCATTCTTCATCATCGTCGTCGAAGTCTTCATCTTCGAGCTCTTCTTCGTCCTCGAACTCTTCGTCGTCGTCATCGTCGTCGAAGTCTTCATCTTCGAGTTCGTCGTCGTCCTCGAGTTCGTCGTCGTCCTCAAACTCTTCATCTTCGAGCTCTTCGTCGTCGCCTTCTTCTTCCTCTTCGCCCTCGTCTTCCTTGTTCCGCGCAGCTTTGAGCTGGCGTTCCAACAGGGCAACGGCACGCAATTCTTCCAGACTCATCGTTGGTATCTCCAAATACTTCGATCGTTGACCGTTTGGTCGCCCGAGCGCGACGACGAACGTGGGGTGAGTAGGCGAGAAGATGAATCGGCCAGCGGCCGAATCGAACACGCGGCGCCTATTCAATTACTCACTTACTCACCGTCCCCCAAACGGAAACTACGATCTTACCACGGTTTGCAAAACACACAGCCTATGCAGCTTCAAGGCTGTCGGTCAAGCCAGCGCCGGAACCGGAAAAATCGGCTGCCGCACCGCCGCTTGTATCGTCGGCAGCCGGTGGCCGCCGCAATTCGGCCGCCCAAGGCAGCTGGTCTAAATTGCATAGACCGAATACTTCCAGAAATCGCTTCGTCGTGCCGTACCGGAGGGGTCGCCCCAACTCGTCTGACCGGCCCACAATCCGCAGCAAGTCAAGGTCCATCAAATGCCGCAGGATTTCACCGCAAGCGACCCCGCGAATGGTTTCGACCTCGGCCCGCAAAGTAGGCTGACGGTACGCCACGACCGATAGCGTCTCCAAAGCGGGGGGGGATAGCCGAATCTCGCGTTCCACCGAATTCCGTGGCCGCAGCCACTGGGCAAATTCCCGCCGACTGAGCAATTGGTAACCACCCGCCACTTGGGCCACCTGGAACGCACAGTTGCGGTCGTCGTAGCGGCTTCGCAAGTTTTCGAGCAAAGTTCTGGCCTCGGTCGCATCGGTCAGATTGGCCATTTGGGCCAGCTTGCGAAAAGAGAGCGGCTCGCGAGCCAAAAACAATACCGCCTCCAATCGACAGCGACGGTCCAGGACAACGCCCGTCGCCCTCGTCTGCGCACCACCCCCAAGAAGCAATCGGCTCCACATTCGCGGCAACGTGCTATAGGCCGTTAATGCGTCCGCTGCGTTCGTGCTGCTT from the Pirellulales bacterium genome contains:
- the ccsA gene encoding cytochrome c biogenesis protein CcsA, with amino-acid sequence MLTGISILCFAASYGVAFTLEVVRLRRKAAWARLPLIIATAAGLLAHTLFLYNNSTAANALPISTADWLLWAALVLAIVYFAAIFYLPRTPTGLALIPIVLGLILSSKLASTSPLATEESFYLWGMLHGTALLLGTTAVSIGFLAGLMYLLQDYALKHARSPANRLRLPSLEWLERVNSRALGISTALIAFGFASGLAMALTSHRGDLKYALWTDPVVISLAAMLVWLIVAEIFRLSYPAARGGKVAYLTLASFIFLIMTLVSFALFTNLHALAGPTASKSRTLDGESRIVDYGSHSNSDPKSAVRNPQSLS
- a CDS encoding sigma-54-dependent Fis family transcriptional regulator → MTRTATNIGPPVEPLPGIIGSSRAMMEVYRVTRQVARSRASVLLLGETGTGKELIAHAIHELSQRRNRPFVRVNCGALSESLLESELFGHVRGAFTGAIDNRTGRFEAAHTGTIFLDEINSTTPHLQVKLLRALQEREFERVGDTQTIRVDTRVIAASNRDLLAESAAGRFREDLYYRLNVVPIHLPPLRDRREDIPELVAHFLDLYNEQNDRYVAHIDPRALAALQQYTWPGNVRELQNYVERAVVMASGDEFTLDLLPSAVTTGRTPRAIGVALDFDALAEELVHLGMGEAGEEAGDIHGRIVDRVEREVISQVLHECDGVQIKAASRLGINRNTLHKKLKQYGLDGE
- the scpB gene encoding SMC-Scp complex subunit ScpB gives rise to the protein MWSRLLLGGGAQTRATGVVLDRRCRLEAVLFLAREPLSFRKLAQMANLTDATEARTLLENLRSRYDDRNCAFQVAQVAGGYQLLSRREFAQWLRPRNSVEREIRLSPPALETLSVVAYRQPTLRAEVETIRGVACGEILRHLMDLDLLRIVGRSDELGRPLRYGTTKRFLEVFGLCNLDQLPWAAELRRPPAADDTSGGAAADFSGSGAGLTDSLEAA
- a CDS encoding glutamyl-tRNA reductase — protein: MNSSVRIAMVGCSHQRSSLAVRERLAFTPEQTTDALAAWRVIRPAQEAVLISTCNRVEFYAAAADPQADLAPPALTHFITDFHNFPFEEARRELTALEGDAVVRHLFRVAASLDSMVVGEAQILSQVKRAYELASRIGSAGPVTHGCFQAAIRVARRVANETDLHRHRVSIPSVAVAEFASRVFERLDDKRVLVIGAGEMAQETLQYLSDAGARRIVVLNRDFSRAQRLAGEWQGRPAPWNELHSELVAADLVVSTTGAEHHIVTLADFRQRVAAGRYQRPLFVLDLAVPRDFEPAIGDEIGVYLYGVDDLAEACEQNRRARAGALPTAERIVEEEMRDFLADTRHRASGPVIARLRQGLQIAQAAELERLYSRLPDLDDRARREIQQFADRLLAKMLHPPLESLRDESRHGSFHTLLDALQRLFQLKDKDD